AAAATGTCCAATCCACTGCAATGCCTCCACTACTCTGTCATTATCAACATTTCAGGAACAGCCCATAAAGGGAGTGGCTTAATTCAGCGATCTGACCAATATATCCCTAGCTGGCCCTCCAAACCTGTACTTTATAGCcaacaattaattttattttcttttttgaatccaaatttttttttttttttttaaaggtgaaaaaaaatatcaaaaggaAATCCAGAACTCAAAACGTAATTGGTCGGTCTAAATTGATGTGGCAGAGTCACATGCTGCGAATTATCTTATCCTCTCATATCCAAAATCTGCTTATAACCATTTTCTGCGAAATATCTTTCAAATGTCACACTATATATAAACTGAACTTTTGGTTAGTTTTCAGAGACAATACGCTCACCTCACTTAAACAATTGAATCAGTATCAGAAGTTGTTTTGAGTACCCTTAATTAGTGAGAATGGCACTTCAGGCTGCTTCTTTGGTTCCCTCTGCTGTCTCTGTTCCCAAAGAGGTTAGTTAACCCTTACATTTGTCAGCAAAAATAaaacattattattttattatgaataataatttGGTTGGTTTGCTTTGCAGGGAAAAACTAGTGCTTCTTTCAAGGACTCAAGCCTGTTTGGAGTTTCTCTAGACCATTTCAAAGCTGAAATCAGCTCTTGTGCTCTTCGGTGCAAGGTCAGTGAAAAAAATACATTAgattctttctctttttcttttctagGGTACCAATTGAGTACATAATAAATTGTACTTGAGTAATATTaagtctctttttttttttggggtttGTTTGTAACAAAGaatggttttcttttctcttcaaTACTGTACAGAGAACAGGGCCAGTGAAAGCTCAGACAACGGCCACCACAACTCCGTCAGTGGCAAAGTCATCCTCAGAGGGAAAGAAAACTCTAAGAAAGGGAAGTGTCATAGTCACAGGGGCCTCCTCTGGATTGGGTCTAGCCACAGCCAAGGCTCTTGCTGAGACTGGAAAATGGCATGTGATCATGGCCTGCAGGGACTTTCTCAAGACTGAAAGAGCAGCTAAGGCTGCAGGCattaacaaagaaaactacagcaTCATACATTTGGACCTCGCTTCCCTCGACAGCGTCCGCCAATTCGTGGATAACTTCCGCCTGTCCGGGCGACCACTAGATGTTTTGGTCTGCAATGCTGCCGTTTATCAGCCAACAGCTAAGGAGCCTTCGTTTACCGCTGAAGGGTTTGAACTAAGTGTTGGGACTAACCATCTTGGCCACTTTCTCCTCGCTAGGTTGCTTCTTGAGGACTTGAACAAATCTGATTACCCTTCAAAGCGTCTCATCATTGTTGGCTCCATAACAGGTACAACGTTTGAAAAGAATTTTTGACTTAAAATGATTCACCAATAAGTCTGGTATTGTTGTGcttcttaaataaaatatacatgTATCAAAAAAGAATTAAAGGTATCTTTTGAAAGGCACTGATTACAGAATAGTGTTATCAAAAGTAAGCTTGTCAAACACTAGTTGTAGTTAAAACTCTGTTATATAGAATTAGAATGAGCTGTAAAATCAATCACAAGGACAGGACTGATGTGACTCTTAATACTTGAATGAAAAGAGAAATAGGGATTTCAGTTTCCTTAGATCAAAGGGTGCTGATGCTCAATTGGCTGAACGATTTCAGGGAACACAAACACTTTGGCCGGAAATGTACCTCCGAAGGCCAACTTAGGTGATTTGAGGGGGCTTGCTGGTGGACTAAATGGGCTAAACACGTCATCCATGATCGACGGTGGAAGCTTTGATGGCGCCAAGGCTTACAAAGACAGCAAAGTCTGCAACATGTTGATCATGCAGGAATTCCACAGGCGCTTCCATGAGGAAACAGGGATCACGTTTTCTTCCCTTTATCCTGGCTGCATTGCCACAACCGGCTTGTTCAGAGAGCACATTCCCTTGTTCAAGCTTCTCTTCCCTCCATTCCAAAAGTACATTACCAAGGGCTTTGTGTCAGAAGAGGATGCTGGCAAAAGACTTGCTCAGGTAATTGTTGAAAAAATATTGACTCAATTTGAACAATACAACAACATTTGTTAACACTAGTATGCAACATTACTATACATGTGAATTTTAATTTGAGTGGTGATTTATGATGAAATAGAATTTGTTTTGTACTGAAAAATGACAGTACTTAACAAGATGACTGTTTTGTGATTCAGGTTGTGAGCGACCCGAGCTTGACAAAGTCAGGAGTTTACTGGAGCTGGAATAAGGCCTCAGCTTCGTTCGAGAACCAATTGTCAGAGGAAGCtagtgatgctgagaaggctCGTAAAGTGTGGGAAATCAGTGAGAAGCTTGTGGGTTTGGCCGAATAAATTACCAACTTGAGTTTGTCAACTGATCTTTTGTGTCCCCAAAATATGAGATGGCTCTTTTCATTAGCGTGCGGGTTTGGAGAATTTAGGAAAGCTTTGTTTGCTGTAGAGAAAATTCTCTTGTAGATGAGTTGGGGTGTATGTAACcagttttaataaaaaaaaacacactcAGCGTTGTTGCAAAGTACATTTCAATTTAATATAACCATCAAGGCCTCGgagaggaaaaagaaaaaagggtGACTCGGTAAAATTAATATTTAGAACAAGATTAAGTAAATGTCTACAACGAAGGTACATTGTTTTTCTTATATTTCACATAAATCCTTATGGCTTAATTAGCGAGAACCAAGatatagattaaaaaaaaaagaaaaaatgttgGCTTATAACAAGATAATTTTAAAGGCTCTTGACAAAGTAACAAAATTCATTTATGTCGATCATTTCCCTCTAATTCAGATAAACCAATTCACCAAATATCTTCCCCATACTGCAGATCCGTGAGTAATGCTTTTAAGagagtagatttttttttttttttttgcagaaacTCAGTTATCTATTGCTAGTTGCAAGCCTCAGTTACCCTGCATAGgctaaaaaaattcaaaacaagTCTCTATCAATCACTGTACTGGAAGGGAAAAGCTATTTAGAAAGTATCTGACCATAAGTTTTCTACTAGTAGCTAAGTCTTTCATATACTTGGTTACACCACGAGTCAATCAGTCTCACACAGATGctatatatacatacatgtagTTTTCCtaatatattacaaaaaaaaagggAACTTAAAGTTCATAAGCAGGAAACCTGGCCTCCGAAGGTTCAATCATGTCTAGAAAGAGATAAGCCATTCCTCCAATACCTTCAAACAGTGAGTAGGGACGGTCACCGCCATGCATCTTACCCTCACATACGAGTCTTTGAGCTCTATCATGTAGGAAGCAAGCAAATGCTTTAGCCTTGTACAAGTATTCCACCTTATTTGTCAATCGGTAGAGTGCAAGAAAGACGTAAGCATTTCCACTGATGCCATGACAGATACCGATTCGCTTTAGCAGCCCACGATTCCATACAACATCCCCTGCATCCATAGCTGCTTGCAGAAACTCCTTATCTCCAAACACCTAGGGATTTAAAGGATTagaaaaaacaaattataaatgCTGATTATTTTGTTCCCACTAGAAAAAGATATGGGGAATATCCACCAAGATTATTCTATAAACGAGAAGAGTGAAGACAATTTTACAAATAGAAACGGAGCTAATATGTAAAACCTTAAGGAGAAAGAAGATAAAACATAATACGAAGGAAAGAACCTAAAAGGCTGACAGAGACTAGGATGATTTAAGTTAAACTGGCACAAATAACTTGTGAAACTTGCAAATTTCATAAGCATTGGCTAAATACTGTTAGTCATTTGTACTATTAGTTAACAAATCTGAAAGGAATAACCTCAGCTGCCTTCACAAGGGTAAGAGATACTCCAGGAGCACCATGGCACCAATGCACTAGACGGTCTGATTCACTTCCTTCACTGGAAGGATAATTGCCACTGGGAAAGCGATTCTTAATCATGTAGCGTAGTGTGCCCTTTACATCCTCGACCTCATCAGGTTTCAGTTCCATGTCCATCAACACATGCATAATCCCCGCTAGTCCATGAGCAGCACCCCAGTACTTCTTCCCATGCCATTCATACATCAAGGGGCATTTTCCTTTCTTGGCCAATTTTCTACCAGCCTTCATGATCTCATCCACAACTAATCTCTAGAAAAATTTCATTGCCAAATTAATAGGTACGTGATTCAATTCTCTTAGAAGCAGTCAGGCACAAGAGATACAAAAGAGAGAAGTTGTCTTACTCTGTGGTTAATAGAAATTGTATTTTTACCAATATGATGATTTATGAATGAAGAGGCCCATAAGAACCCAACTCTTCCATATAGTAACTCATTAGGCAATTCACTACAGAGTTCAATCTGTCCAAGTCGCAAAGGAGAATTTCAGGTCAGCCAAGTTGTATATATGCCTATTATATTTCTTAATTACAAGTCAAATACATGTCTGTTGCAGAATCAATGAAAACAATACAATGAACTTTGAAAGGAACAGGATCATCAAgttttgattttttctttttcctttttaagTACCTCTTTGAATTGCGTCAAGTAGTGGTCAAGTAGCCTTTCATCACCAGCATGATTCGCTGCAACAGCACCAAGAGCACAAACACCAGCTCGGCCACACAAGAATGTCACACGGCTGCAACTCCACTCATTGGCAAAGTTATTCAGGATATATTACTCACTTAAGATGCAGGAAAGAAGAAGTGAAACAACAAGCTCAAAGTGATTAAACGGACCTCAGATTATACTCCTTAAGCTGCTTATTAAAGATATTTCACAGAATTTATTGACACAAACATGCAAGTCATGTTGGTTTTCAATAAAGAATCACCAAATAATCAAAGCCAATTCCAATCAAGTTGAACTATGCTGGTGAGTGTGCACAAGTATAGTGGCACAAGCGTAACTAGTCCAAGCAATCCCGTGAATCAAATGACAACCTTATTTAATCTCAGTTCCTTAAGGTGTAGCCTACAGAACCCATGATATAAAACACAGAAGATTTCCATAAAGGTCGGGTGATTACACACACAAGAGAACAATAAATTATAACAAAAAGATTTGCTCAAGGCCAAAATCTGGTAAGCCATTACTCATCCACATAGACAATCCAGAAGCAAACATCattaaaagctaagcctttagaTCACAGTCTGCAAACAACCAATTTATTTGTTTCTAGGCCCTCTGGAGTGTGGATATTGAAAAATCACCTAGACTCTCTGGAGGCAGAATCACAAGCATTGACCATTTCTAAGCATAATTTAAGATCATTATGATTCTTCGTAACTTGATAAGCTCTGAAGACTAAGTATGCCGTTCCAAGAGTCCCAGTATACACTGTATAATCTTGTATTCGTTTTCCACTCAAACCCCAAGTCTCTCTCACCACCTGAAAGTAAAACCCAAatagtttttcaaaaaaaaaaaaacaaacgaTGGGTGATTCTCCAAACGCCACAATTGAGAGAGTATAAAAGAAAAGCCTATATATGGATGTTTATGTTTATGGAAGTACCGTTTGTTTGAGGTCCAAGGCAGATCTTTTGAGACTGTCTATGAGTGTTTTGTATGGAAGAGAGAGAAGCTTTGTGAGCGAATCTTGGCCTGTCTCAAATGGTGTCGTCTCGTCTTTAGGTCCCTCTGCTAGAAAATTCGGCATCGTATTTTGGAAGAATCGGTCcgccatctctctctctcttgctatCTCAGACTGAACCACTTCCCTGTCCTAATTAACTCAGCTCTGCTCTGTGCTCAAGCTTGCTTCATCCAAGGGGCAAGGCCAAAGCCACTAACCAGCAACCATGCTTCTGAAAAAAAACTTAAAACGACAAGCTACAAGCTACAGCACTTGTATCTTATTGTCgttttttacttttctttttcgATTTCAATAATTGCCAATCTAGTTAATACTAAATAGTTTACTGAATTTTATGCTCatttaaaatttgattttatttattgaaaaatcctAAATACTTTTTTCTTTTTAGTATTAGAAAAGGGGTGGGGAGGAGGGACGGAACCCAAAAGAAAAAATATCTTACAAGTGTCGTTAgaaattatgaattttgtcataaaaccaattaataataagtaGAATGAttcatattttaataaataatttaatatttttgctattttttttaGGGAAAATATCGGTTTGACTTGTGTGTTTTTCTTAAATACGTGATCGATTCATGTgctttgttaaatgacaattcaaacTTTATGTTTTACAAACTGGATTAAAATAATACCTTATACCcaatttttgtcaattttttttaaatataaaatttcattATCAGCTCATCAACCACCTTCTCCACTTTTTTGAACTCATCGCATCACTAATGACATgaaaattgatcttataattaaaaatattttgaccataatcgagtctagggtactatttgaatccattttgtaaaatacagggtctaaattgtcatttaacaaaacataagggTCAATCGCGTATTCAGAAAAAATATAGagaccaaaatgatatttttcctTTTTTATGTCCCGTACTCTAATATTTGTTTCATACAAAGGGCATGCAAACACGTACTAAACAAGAAATGGTTTCAAGTTACTCttagataatattatattcaatgaaatataattataatcaatattacaactctaaacaagaaatacaattacacaaggtgattattaaaataaaattacaacaatatgcttatgttgacgccgtttttcgtcaaacagtgaaagaagagcacgtaaacaataactgaaaattgccaattgaaataaaacaatgtaaacacattatttttacgtggttcagcagttaaatctgcctagtccacgagtctttgttattaaactcaagattatctctaggaattcttcaagaatgaattctccagagttttctctcaaggatcagaatttcggtcctttacaatggtgcatggcctctctatttatagagaaggctaaagaatactatcccacatattttgggtagttactctttttgtataaataaaatgtatggctttaaatgcctataatcagatataaaaggaaacgtcccctgaagaccaggagacgtataactgaccaaataatatcccacgattctaggggatttacaataataaatgaggattatatctcatatttataacacttgtagatattcaaggtggttatcgcgtgtaacgccctggatagccaagaccgctacactgtgtgtttataaagtgccagacttgctaaacaagtcattaaagtaaaagcgtgtactgaaatagtagaggaactaggattaaaagtggtttggtctcaaaagtatgttttcattactaaacattgtttacgaacatgggatcccaaaattgacagtttaaaagccatttacaaaagttacaacgtttagatacatcgactggccatactaaggcaaaagcgagctgttaggtaatctctgtcctgacacactcctcgaccgtggtgatcgaacggctggctatgtacattacacctcggagctctccacctcaggcctggtccagcttgccattgcccttacctgcaccacgaagcacccgtgagccaaggcccagcaagaaaacacacaaacaacagagcatgaacaactagtaaCAAATCAATTACACGTATAGCATTTAATCAACTCAAGTGTATCatcagtcaagtatttcatatactaagcatctcagctcaaatacataatgcacagacgataactagggctagcgctcacatgcagctccctctgttatcctattatttccggcactcaatggccaattcgcgccccgtgcgctaaactcatgaacggtactcttagaccgcttatacgtgtcccttagcataataccaacgatgacacaatacaactttcgggagcacttagtcccattcacaaccatacattcgggtgcagtttccttacctttcaattcaatagctttaatccctcgacaccttgagcacgatcccactcgagccctagcgctcacctaaacacaatcatggacaaagtcaacatcaacccttaagttcaaaacctagccccggggccaaacCCGAGCCCCCCCGgaatgtcctagttccaccaaacaaggtggtggaaccaaaccccaaaccttaggtcaaaaacccttgcaaattaccctaaaatccccttcagaaggcagggtagcgctacagcgctcttgggagggcgctatagcgctacagacagaaaccaaaacccttccagcaaaatggcctagcgctacagcgcccaaaggctagcgctgtagcgctagtcacagacagcccaacaccaaattttccccttgtgcgattttctcgagccaacctcaaccaaacctcttccaactcttacccaaacctaaaaacaacctcatgaccacattccactcatcccaagcaccctaaacatctaaaacccaagaacatgcaatcacaaacccaaaattcaccatagccacctccaaactctgaaacccaacataaaccagctgaacatcagaattagaacttagaattcatacctttgatagaatttcgcccacaagctatccctaggctcccttggcttgctactcctcagccttaagcctgaattccccaaagttccattcaattcagctcaagtaccacaacttaaaaaccagaaacataaatggatgaactctagaatcttacctcaagtgttagtgaaaccctgctaaacctctgccaattccttaatcttaggtcaagatccttgatgtttagttatcccagctctcctctaagctttactccagaaattcccaagaaacaggtgaaggaaagtgtaaaccgacttagagaaactctctctgttttccctctttcttttcccttctttttcagacttctttcatattctacaaattccactaacttaaaaccccagtaatacccatccttaagagtcaaatgacctttatgccctcccaattaactctaatcctttagtccacttaagggtattttagtcattttgcctaattcccgctacttcctcgagtgtATCTATTATTCCCCGCTTAATTCCccatacctaattaatcaccaatagcattcctcaataTTACAGTAATCTCCGGCTCATCCACTaagttcccatttatacccctgagctcaccccgagctgggtataaatccccgctatgacttttccactactttgctcactaggatcgtctcgagtcactgaTCGCGAataaatatccacataataatgtggtctcaacaattatcacatatatcaaagcagttatgcccataatggccaaaattacgattatgcccttctaacctaatctgggcctatatgcatacaaacacgcatagtcatgcatctcaagtactcaagtaatcatataacatgctttaaatcataattatacacctaaatcactaaaatcacacgtaatctccattatgccctccaggcatgctaatcaaggcccttaagccttattagcgaatttgggtcgttacatcgcgtatctctaagactttagcctcccaggtttcccgtcatctatcgagctagaaatatctcccgaggccacatggctttcgagatcgtacgtgcgtcgagctcgggacccctgatccgaagtcgtccctgaagatgagtgtgttcccgagctatcttccgagatcatgaatacttcgaggtcaccatactcgaggtcgtctatatcctgcaagctcgacatacaattctggagcatgtttccaactttatgagtccactgatttgcgaatccaactttcgaggtcataattaacatagctcgaaatccgGGTGTAACAgcttaaaataatacaaataaatatagacaatatagaataagagaagaagatgaataaaaactcaaagaaaaagttacaaataaaataacaagAATAAAGATGGAAAAACTCTCTTATTTACACAACTTTGAGTGAAAAGTAGTGGAGATCActaaacttgaacaaggttctaAATATTTGTCCAATAACTTGTTTCCCCCTATTCTCTTAGCAACAAGGACTTTCAAGtttaggaaataactctctgaaattatcaaatcatttttttttccagTAACCAAATAgatgaaaaaattatatttacaagTGACTAAATAGTTTGTATCTATAGAGTTTTTGACCACCATTTGATTTTTTAATTCCAACAACCTcattggttgttaccaatgataaatttggtgtttatgaaattaaaataatgatttgggagttacttggagAGTTACATGATTCAAAGCATCAAAAAGATGCTTCAAAACCGAAACTGTCAGGTTACTAATTTGTAACCCTAAGTAACATCTTTAGTTACAAGCTACCAAAACATCTAAACTCTTCTCCCATGAAATTTTGTAACATCCAAACATTTATTGGTCGTCaatagggaaatttgagttttcatGCTTAATGAGGGGTTCTAAGTCAACAAAATGCTAGGCATTTAAATCTTTTCAAAAAAATGTCAATACTTTTGACAATATCCAAAATATCACTCTCATAATTTTTCCCATCCGCTTCCCTTTCtcctcttccctctctctccctcaactcattcctctcaactccctttctagaaaaaaaaataatgggtaaggtaaaatataatagaaatcaaTGTAACAGCAAGTATTCCTCACTTAGGACAATAAAATATTACATTTTCTAACAGatttgggcatgatttttgagttttttttgcgatttttttcaaatctgaaacttttgaatctatagaaaatcgacgtggttcgatggtgctcgatgccagctcgatggggccttcaaaatcatgattttcatgaaaaaaatcgatgttgctctaTAGTGGTTCGATAGAAgtttgatggtggttcgatgcgattattgcaagatacgtaatttttcactcgggtgtccatttggggtgattttttttgttttgattttggatattttttcaagatctacacgtttgagatgtgtatatacacatttgggaaatgtaaatcttgaaaaaaatgacaaatgcaaaacatacctcatgttcaagatatgttttggtttgttttcaagttctaaactttgaaaatgtgtatgtgaacatctaaaacgtgtagatctaaaaaaaatacccaaaatcaaaaaacaaatcatcctaaacggacactcgagtgaaaaattatgtttcttacaagaattgcatcgaaccaccatcgaacaacattgattttttcatgaaaatattgattttgaagaatcttgaaaaaaatgacaaatgcaaaacatacctcatgttcaagatatgttttggtatgttttcaagttctaaactttgaaaatgtgtatgtgaacatctaaaatgtgtagatctaaaaaaaatacccaaaataaaaaaacaaatcatcctaaacggacacccgagtgaaaaattatgtttcttaccagaattgcatcgaaccgccatcgagcaacatcgattttttcatgaaaatattgattttgaagaatcttgaaaaaaatgtcaaatgcaaaacatacctcatgttcaagatatgttttggtatgttttcaagttctaaactttgaaaatgtgtatgtgaacatctaaaacgtgtagatctaaaaaaaatacccaaaatcaaaaaacaAATTATCCTAAACggatacccgagtgaaaaattatgtctcttacaagaattgcatcgaaccaccatcgagcaacatcgattttttttatgaaaatattgattttgaaggccc
This genomic interval from Humulus lupulus chromosome 8, drHumLupu1.1, whole genome shotgun sequence contains the following:
- the LOC133796939 gene encoding lanC-like protein GCL2 is translated as MADRFFQNTMPNFLAEGPKDETTPFETGQDSLTKLLSLPYKTLIDSLKRSALDLKQTVVRETWGLSGKRIQDYTVYTGTLGTAYLVFRAYQVTKNHNDLKLCLEMVNACDSASRESSRVTFLCGRAGVCALGAVAANHAGDERLLDHYLTQFKEIELCSELPNELLYGRVGFLWASSFINHHIGKNTISINHRRLVVDEIMKAGRKLAKKGKCPLMYEWHGKKYWGAAHGLAGIMHVLMDMELKPDEVEDVKGTLRYMIKNRFPSGNYPSSEGSESDRLVHWCHGAPGVSLTLVKAAEVFGDKEFLQAAMDAGDVVWNRGLLKRIGICHGISGNAYVFLALYRLTNKVEYLYKAKAFACFLHDRAQRLVCEGKMHGGDRPYSLFEGIGGMAYLFLDMIEPSEARFPAYEL
- the LOC133796941 gene encoding protochlorophyllide reductase, chloroplastic, with amino-acid sequence MALQAASLVPSAVSVPKEGKTSASFKDSSLFGVSLDHFKAEISSCALRCKRTGPVKAQTTATTTPSVAKSSSEGKKTLRKGSVIVTGASSGLGLATAKALAETGKWHVIMACRDFLKTERAAKAAGINKENYSIIHLDLASLDSVRQFVDNFRLSGRPLDVLVCNAAVYQPTAKEPSFTAEGFELSVGTNHLGHFLLARLLLEDLNKSDYPSKRLIIVGSITGNTNTLAGNVPPKANLGDLRGLAGGLNGLNTSSMIDGGSFDGAKAYKDSKVCNMLIMQEFHRRFHEETGITFSSLYPGCIATTGLFREHIPLFKLLFPPFQKYITKGFVSEEDAGKRLAQVVSDPSLTKSGVYWSWNKASASFENQLSEEASDAEKARKVWEISEKLVGLAE